A genomic window from Chrysoperla carnea chromosome 3, inChrCarn1.1, whole genome shotgun sequence includes:
- the LOC123296718 gene encoding uncharacterized protein LOC123296718 — MMHKIVQCIVFVLTFLTIVKCFQFDDCQKQVAEEPFMLPITVAKSYCNDLGTCYKSYGNGDNSIGRHGLFLHCRIKACKGVRKHFNQRSLQAAPVFLSFCADLKELEQKWYNDLSD, encoded by the exons ATGATGCATAAAATAGTTCAGTGCATCGTCTTTGTTTTAACGTTTCTAACCATAGTAAAATGTTTCCAAT ttgatGACTGTCAAAAGCAGGTGGCAGAGGAACCATTCATGCTTCCGATTACCGTAGCAAAATCATATTGCAACGATCTAG GTACCTGTTATAAAAGTTATGGAAACGGTGATAACAGTATTGGGCGCCACGGTTTATTCTTGCATTGTCGTATTAAAG caTGTAAAGGTGTACGGAAGCATTTCAACCAACGATCTTTGCAGGCTGCACCAGTTTTTCTTAGCTTTTGCGCTGACTTAAAAGAGTTGGAACAAAAATGGTATAATGATTTGAGTGATTAA